Proteins encoded by one window of Halobacteriovorax sp. GB3:
- a CDS encoding HD-GYP domain-containing protein produces MDSLRILILIQEYELAEKVSAVIRSANISSISTQVNHLNEGLSLIDSLDLCIIDLDIVSDDAQKARLTEVVKIYGKKVKFIFISDGTLDPKLQEQVDSLGYDSVLKKPLSVIAAASRISDLFQKEVSSARAEKQAEFMGIRITLFRKINIYPCDIFLSLSSRKFVKFANEGEKVDLDRIATIKDKGVKELFLTIDDFYKYSELFFTKDLVHPDNVKDCEDYALKSHEALHEMVEDLGVSKHIISVSKQTINKILDDFKSPKFKSLMSRFKNDSNTFIYDHSYLTMVFALEVCNKMDWQSEQVREKICMAAMFHDFGFENSKLAYFEHQGKESWTDLTPAQRREIQEHPEIMAEMLAGEMNVSMEVIKMIANHHEGAGADSYPKGLPATNMSQLECIFISCHALALELYKIGFILQKLPKAFEEVVKKYSSGNFKKPIEALREVILSK; encoded by the coding sequence ATGGATTCTTTAAGAATTCTAATTCTAATTCAAGAGTATGAACTAGCTGAAAAAGTTAGTGCGGTTATTCGTTCGGCCAATATCTCCAGTATTTCAACACAAGTTAACCATCTCAATGAAGGACTTTCTCTCATCGATAGTCTTGATTTGTGTATTATTGATCTTGATATCGTTTCTGATGATGCTCAAAAGGCAAGGCTGACAGAAGTCGTAAAAATCTATGGTAAGAAAGTTAAATTCATCTTTATCTCCGATGGCACTCTTGATCCTAAGTTACAGGAGCAAGTGGATTCTCTTGGATACGATAGTGTCTTAAAGAAGCCTTTGAGCGTTATTGCTGCAGCTTCACGTATTTCTGATCTCTTTCAAAAAGAGGTCTCAAGCGCAAGGGCAGAAAAGCAGGCCGAGTTCATGGGGATTCGTATTACTCTCTTTAGAAAAATTAATATCTATCCTTGTGATATTTTTCTCTCACTTTCTTCTAGAAAGTTTGTGAAGTTTGCGAATGAGGGCGAAAAGGTTGATTTAGATAGAATTGCAACGATTAAAGATAAAGGTGTTAAAGAGCTCTTTTTAACGATTGATGATTTTTATAAATATTCAGAACTCTTTTTTACAAAAGATCTCGTTCACCCAGATAACGTCAAAGACTGTGAGGACTACGCTTTAAAATCTCATGAAGCACTTCACGAAATGGTGGAGGACCTCGGTGTATCAAAGCATATTATTAGTGTTTCAAAGCAAACGATTAATAAAATTTTAGATGATTTTAAATCACCAAAATTTAAAAGTCTTATGTCGCGCTTTAAAAATGATAGCAATACTTTCATCTACGATCATAGTTACTTAACAATGGTTTTCGCCCTTGAAGTCTGTAATAAAATGGACTGGCAAAGTGAACAGGTGAGAGAGAAAATCTGTATGGCGGCGATGTTTCACGATTTTGGTTTTGAAAATTCAAAACTCGCTTATTTCGAACACCAAGGAAAAGAGTCGTGGACCGATTTAACGCCAGCTCAAAGAAGAGAAATCCAAGAGCACCCTGAAATAATGGCAGAAATGCTGGCCGGCGAAATGAATGTTTCAATGGAAGTGATCAAAATGATTGCTAACCATCACGAAGGTGCTGGAGCTGATAGTTACCCTAAGGGCCTTCCTGCAACGAATATGAGTCAATTAGAGTGTATTTTCATTTCTTGCCATGCACTTGCTCTTGAGCTTTATAAGATTGGCTTTATTCTGCAAAAGCTTCCTAAGGCGTTTGAAGAAGTGGTCAAGAAGTATTCTAGTGGGAATTTCAAAAAGCCAATTGAAGCATTGCGAGAGGTCATTTTAAGTAAATAG
- a CDS encoding FliG C-terminal domain-containing protein, which translates to MFRINGLQEAILLLKGLNSSERKRILEQMAKRDPELVAKIEKSLISVSDLAGLTIKMKVDLLKNISLEKIAICLKLQSIETREAVLEGLPTGLRAEAMDILDHRKMPLNEVYQVEQEVLELLVALQEKGLINFGSDEFV; encoded by the coding sequence GTGTTTAGAATCAACGGTTTACAAGAGGCCATTCTCCTATTGAAGGGCTTAAATTCAAGCGAGAGAAAGAGGATTTTGGAGCAGATGGCCAAGAGGGATCCCGAGCTCGTTGCAAAGATCGAGAAGTCTCTAATCTCGGTTTCTGACCTTGCTGGTCTAACAATAAAAATGAAAGTTGATCTATTAAAAAATATTTCCTTAGAGAAAATTGCGATATGCCTGAAATTGCAGTCGATTGAAACGAGGGAAGCTGTTTTAGAGGGTCTGCCAACAGGTTTAAGGGCAGAGGCAATGGATATTTTAGATCATCGAAAAATGCCATTAAATGAAGTTTATCAAGTTGAGCAGGAAGTTCTCGAATTATTAGTGGCCCTCCAAGAAAAGGGCCTTATTAACTTTGGCTCAGATGAATTTGTTTAG
- a CDS encoding L,D-transpeptidase family protein has protein sequence MRKLTFLALFVTGLIQTTIADDQFLPENILQTDAFFNHHIIVAEKSSHKLYLFSNQNGLPKLIETYQVATGKKAGDKFFQGDHRTPEGIYHFTEFLPHQELLKRHGKAGEIYGVGAFVMNYPNPIDRREGKTGGGIWLHSTNDETRIEKGLDSRGCIVAHNGNLINISKYIELNRTNVIVVHNLRYLPRESWLQEREKISSTVSDWVDAWTNEDFNRYISHYSKKEFFDKNRGGYANYRQYKRAVFANPGKPSISLENVSITKSRDYAVVTFKQVYNSSNINDIGKKLLYLKKNEYYQWKIVSEVWTKHGIENPESETVAFQPKMRFFETTDPAMILGENFNQQNQTEKN, from the coding sequence ATGAGAAAACTTACATTCCTTGCTCTTTTTGTAACAGGGCTGATTCAAACAACAATCGCTGATGACCAATTTCTTCCTGAGAACATTCTTCAGACAGATGCTTTTTTTAATCACCACATTATCGTTGCTGAAAAGTCATCGCACAAACTCTACCTCTTCTCAAACCAAAATGGTCTGCCAAAGCTCATTGAGACTTATCAAGTGGCCACAGGAAAAAAGGCCGGTGACAAATTCTTCCAAGGAGATCACAGAACACCTGAGGGAATTTATCACTTTACAGAGTTTCTCCCACACCAGGAACTTTTAAAAAGACATGGTAAGGCCGGAGAAATTTATGGAGTAGGTGCCTTCGTTATGAACTACCCTAATCCAATTGATAGAAGAGAAGGAAAAACTGGTGGTGGAATTTGGCTTCACTCTACAAATGATGAAACAAGAATTGAAAAAGGTCTCGACTCAAGAGGATGTATCGTTGCTCACAATGGTAACCTCATCAATATCTCTAAATATATTGAACTAAATCGCACAAACGTTATTGTTGTTCACAATCTAAGATATCTACCAAGAGAGTCTTGGCTTCAAGAGAGAGAGAAAATCTCTTCAACAGTTTCAGACTGGGTTGATGCTTGGACTAATGAAGACTTTAACCGCTATATCTCACACTACAGCAAGAAAGAATTCTTTGATAAAAATCGTGGTGGATACGCTAATTATCGCCAATACAAAAGAGCGGTATTTGCCAATCCAGGAAAGCCATCAATTTCACTTGAAAATGTTTCCATCACAAAAAGTAGAGACTACGCAGTAGTGACATTCAAGCAAGTTTACAACTCATCAAATATCAACGACATTGGAAAGAAACTTCTCTATCTTAAAAAGAATGAGTACTACCAATGGAAAATTGTCTCTGAAGTATGGACAAAGCATGGAATTGAAAATCCAGAAAGTGAAACGGTTGCTTTTCAACCAAAGATGCGCTTTTTTGAAACGACAGATCCGGCCATGATTCTTGGAGAGAATTTTAACCAACAAAATCAAACAGAAAAGAATTAA
- a CDS encoding DUF4149 domain-containing protein, with the protein MLRFIFALCVGWLSMSCLIDFVAVPIVFRTVSKLYEAANVGIRLFSIFNPIEFIFSLILISFAFLALKKRPSKVKKLQLSFAFFLLFIAASYTFHITPMISTLSEQKRELDMESEAYVKIEQQHNFYHHLYVKMDSVKVILLLIMVGLYSRQLPKGERV; encoded by the coding sequence ATGTTAAGATTTATTTTTGCCCTCTGTGTCGGTTGGCTATCAATGAGTTGTCTCATTGATTTTGTGGCCGTACCGATTGTTTTTAGAACTGTTTCTAAACTCTATGAAGCGGCCAATGTTGGGATTCGTTTATTTTCTATTTTCAATCCCATAGAATTTATTTTTTCTCTCATTTTAATTTCATTCGCTTTTTTAGCTCTTAAGAAGAGGCCTTCTAAGGTAAAGAAGCTTCAGCTTTCTTTTGCTTTCTTCCTGCTTTTTATCGCAGCTTCCTATACTTTTCACATAACTCCAATGATCTCAACTTTAAGTGAGCAAAAGCGTGAACTTGATATGGAGAGTGAGGCCTATGTGAAAATTGAACAACAACACAATTTTTATCATCACTTATATGTTAAGATGGATAGTGTTAAAGTTATTTTATTACTGATTATGGTTGGCCTTTATTCTCGCCAATTACCAAAAGGTGAAAGAGTATGA
- a CDS encoding RNA recognition motif domain-containing protein, with protein MNKLYVGNISFQTNEEELKEAFSQHGEVLSVKIITDRDTGRSRGFGFVEMNDADQANACVENLDGYEVQGRALRVNIAQEKPKGERRSFNKKW; from the coding sequence ATGAATAAGCTATACGTAGGAAATATTTCTTTCCAAACAAACGAAGAAGAACTTAAAGAAGCATTCTCTCAACATGGAGAAGTACTTTCTGTAAAAATTATAACAGATAGAGATACAGGAAGAAGCCGTGGTTTTGGTTTTGTTGAAATGAACGACGCTGACCAAGCTAATGCTTGTGTTGAAAACCTTGATGGATACGAAGTTCAAGGTAGAGCTCTTAGAGTAAACATTGCTCAAGAAAAGCCAAAAGGCGAAAGAAGAAGCTTCAACAAAAAATGGTAA
- the tatC gene encoding twin-arginine translocase subunit TatC: protein MTLVEHLEELRGRLIKVVIILTISFFVCYGVGDQISELLLQPLRNALSGSGKDALGEVVYLGILDKVLSQFQVAFWTSVIVSSPFWFYQLWKFIKPGLYEYEVKATRPFIFVGFIFFALGICFGYFLVFPLTFETLMNFGVSDVTAQISLKEYLVLTSKVLVFLGFLFQLPNVLLILGFMGLVTKQSLRNMRRYVYVGFAVISAVLTPPDIITMMGLWIPLTFLFEIGILAVSLIVHPYIERQHG from the coding sequence ATGACTTTAGTAGAACATTTAGAAGAGCTTAGAGGACGATTAATCAAAGTCGTTATCATTTTAACAATAAGCTTCTTCGTTTGTTATGGAGTTGGGGATCAGATTTCTGAGCTTTTACTTCAACCCCTAAGAAATGCACTCAGCGGTAGCGGTAAGGATGCTCTAGGTGAAGTTGTTTACCTTGGAATTCTCGATAAAGTTCTCTCCCAATTTCAGGTGGCCTTTTGGACTTCTGTAATTGTTTCCTCTCCATTTTGGTTTTATCAGCTTTGGAAGTTTATTAAGCCTGGGCTCTATGAATACGAAGTTAAAGCAACTAGACCCTTCATTTTTGTTGGTTTTATTTTCTTCGCTCTTGGGATTTGCTTTGGATATTTCTTAGTTTTCCCGCTGACATTTGAAACTCTGATGAACTTTGGGGTCAGTGATGTTACAGCTCAAATTAGTCTTAAAGAATATCTTGTTCTAACTAGTAAGGTTCTCGTTTTTCTAGGCTTTCTCTTTCAGCTTCCCAATGTTCTTTTGATTCTAGGCTTTATGGGGCTTGTTACAAAGCAGTCTCTTCGCAATATGAGACGCTATGTCTATGTTGGTTTTGCCGTTATATCAGCTGTTTTAACACCTCCTGATATCATCACAATGATGGGACTTTGGATTCCTTTAACCTTTCTTTTTGAGATCGGAATCTTAGCTGTTTCTCTGATCGTTCACCCCTATATTGAGCGCCAGCATGGTTAG
- a CDS encoding CarD family transcriptional regulator yields MSSQLKVNDTVVSSKFGIGIIVEFEYIEGFGGECLSIQVHNKNAKVLIPNRESHKLRKVATPNELHDSIKRLSSNITVRDFESKKDRINFFKEHSEDQSLNESIDMIKELNTLDDRGSAESKILQTLIDSLANEMVFVLESEFDHAKETILNALGGNK; encoded by the coding sequence ATGTCATCACAACTCAAAGTAAATGACACTGTCGTCTCATCAAAATTTGGAATCGGTATTATTGTCGAATTTGAATATATTGAAGGCTTCGGTGGAGAATGTCTCTCGATCCAAGTTCACAACAAGAATGCCAAAGTTCTTATTCCAAATCGTGAATCTCACAAATTAAGAAAAGTAGCTACGCCAAATGAGTTACATGACTCTATCAAGAGGCTTTCTTCTAACATAACTGTTCGCGACTTTGAGTCGAAGAAAGATAGAATTAATTTTTTCAAGGAGCATTCAGAGGATCAATCGCTTAATGAGTCGATTGATATGATAAAAGAACTTAACACGCTTGACGATCGTGGCTCTGCAGAGAGCAAGATCCTGCAAACCCTAATTGATTCATTGGCCAACGAAATGGTCTTTGTTTTAGAGTCTGAATTTGATCACGCCAAAGAAACTATTCTCAATGCACTTGGAGGTAATAAGTGA
- a CDS encoding bactofilin family protein, producing MTNYINIQNQDYTFIGNGSQITGKFHFKGHTRVAGHIEGEITMIDDHDLSIESSGQFEGTINCHNIDIYGVFNGKINATGKISIYPSALVQGEIKGRSLKILPGSRVDMSGHTLEKSANPL from the coding sequence GTGACAAATTATATTAATATCCAAAACCAAGACTACACTTTCATAGGAAACGGCTCTCAGATTACGGGAAAGTTTCACTTTAAAGGCCACACAAGAGTCGCAGGCCATATCGAAGGTGAAATCACTATGATTGATGATCATGACCTCTCAATTGAAAGTTCTGGTCAATTTGAAGGCACAATCAATTGTCACAATATTGATATTTATGGCGTTTTCAATGGAAAAATTAACGCTACTGGGAAAATCTCCATCTACCCTTCTGCTCTTGTTCAAGGTGAAATTAAGGGACGCTCTCTTAAAATCTTACCAGGCTCCAGAGTTGACATGAGTGGTCACACTCTTGAAAAGTCAGCCAATCCCCTCTAA
- a CDS encoding amino acid permease — MKKLERRLGLNSVVAISVSSMLGSGIFVLPGLAFAQTGPSVWLAYMLSAICVLPAAISKSELATAMPTSGGTYVYLERTFGPLVGTVAGLGLWLSLLLKSAFALVGFGAYLSVLADVPIIPISVGFTVLITFLNIIGVGKVSSILTVIVSIAIIGLLLLSGAGSFMMDFGHFSNEFPMGMDGLLSATGLVFVSYAGVTKVAAIAEEIKDPERNLPRGILISLGIVSFLYCFVTFVLAGTLPIEVLSGNVKTIHTLAIKVGGPFIGSAMAILGVVTMTSMANAGLLAASRFPFAMGRDNLLPSSIGKLSKRFLTPVISIVISGLVIGICLTTLEVAKIAKLASAFMLIIYMCENIAVIVLREMRVQWYKPTYKAIFYPGLQIFGIIATLGLLFEMGFIVIVGLSTISIPGILIFLLYSRKRTSRKGVIGIRGKRSDLVEEPLSLHPHCLETVRFTNDANAVVSLFGKERSPEMLVEMGIALTDGGNLEVAHLTEAPEQTDLNDMDEEPASLKSLRRRVKAMAVERGAQITFDPVVSHDIMKTVYEISLRLHCRWLVKEWGGRSRGTITVHNPMGWLKDHLNCKLAVFRDVGIRYIRRVCVILNEDANDRLVVNTADHLAKVYDATEICIMRFIDESASEEDLQKVESYLNEMSKETTVKTTILSLKGKEEIATVLAISAEYDLLVTGYPKHHWTDIFFGSKADKIMADAACSVMAVQDSREINPS; from the coding sequence TTGAAAAAACTTGAACGACGTCTCGGTCTCAACTCCGTTGTGGCCATTAGCGTAAGCTCTATGCTTGGCTCTGGAATCTTTGTCCTTCCAGGTCTTGCTTTTGCCCAAACAGGTCCCTCTGTTTGGTTGGCCTATATGCTTTCGGCCATCTGCGTTTTGCCAGCGGCCATCTCTAAATCAGAACTTGCTACGGCCATGCCCACTTCAGGTGGAACTTATGTTTATTTAGAGAGAACTTTTGGACCTCTTGTTGGTACAGTTGCAGGGCTTGGCCTTTGGCTCTCGCTCCTTTTAAAGTCGGCCTTTGCCCTTGTTGGTTTTGGAGCCTATCTTTCCGTGCTTGCCGATGTTCCGATTATTCCAATTAGTGTTGGCTTCACAGTCCTCATTACTTTTTTGAATATTATCGGTGTTGGTAAAGTAAGTAGCATCTTAACTGTCATCGTCTCTATTGCCATTATCGGTCTTCTTCTGCTTTCGGGAGCGGGAAGCTTCATGATGGACTTTGGACATTTTTCGAATGAATTTCCGATGGGAATGGATGGGCTACTCAGCGCAACGGGTCTGGTTTTTGTCTCCTATGCAGGAGTGACAAAAGTTGCTGCCATTGCCGAAGAGATTAAAGACCCCGAAAGAAATTTACCAAGAGGGATTCTTATTTCTCTTGGAATTGTGAGTTTTCTCTACTGCTTTGTCACTTTTGTTCTTGCGGGAACTCTCCCAATAGAAGTCTTGAGTGGGAATGTAAAAACAATTCATACTCTTGCCATAAAAGTCGGAGGACCATTCATTGGTTCGGCCATGGCCATCTTAGGTGTGGTGACGATGACGTCAATGGCCAATGCGGGTCTTCTTGCGGCCTCTCGCTTTCCCTTTGCCATGGGACGAGATAACCTTCTTCCAAGCTCTATTGGAAAACTTAGTAAGAGATTTCTTACGCCAGTTATCAGTATTGTCATTTCTGGTCTTGTCATTGGGATCTGTCTTACAACTCTCGAAGTCGCAAAAATTGCAAAACTAGCTTCTGCCTTCATGCTTATCATTTACATGTGTGAGAATATCGCTGTTATTGTCTTACGTGAAATGAGAGTGCAGTGGTATAAGCCGACATACAAGGCCATTTTCTACCCAGGACTTCAAATTTTTGGAATTATTGCAACGCTTGGACTGCTCTTTGAAATGGGTTTCATTGTTATCGTGGGACTATCGACAATTTCAATTCCAGGAATACTTATCTTTCTCCTTTACTCTAGAAAGAGAACCTCGAGAAAAGGTGTTATTGGAATTAGAGGAAAGAGAAGTGATCTTGTAGAAGAGCCTCTCTCTCTTCACCCACACTGCTTAGAAACGGTACGTTTTACAAATGATGCCAATGCCGTTGTCAGTCTTTTTGGAAAAGAGCGCTCGCCAGAAATGCTCGTTGAAATGGGTATTGCTTTAACAGATGGTGGAAACTTAGAAGTTGCTCACTTAACCGAAGCTCCAGAACAAACAGATCTCAACGATATGGACGAAGAACCAGCATCATTAAAATCTCTAAGAAGAAGAGTTAAGGCCATGGCCGTAGAACGAGGGGCCCAAATCACTTTTGATCCCGTTGTCTCACACGATATCATGAAAACAGTTTATGAAATCTCTCTAAGACTTCACTGCCGTTGGCTTGTCAAAGAATGGGGAGGACGCTCACGAGGAACCATCACAGTTCACAACCCAATGGGATGGTTGAAAGATCACCTCAATTGTAAATTGGCCGTCTTTAGAGACGTGGGTATTCGCTATATAAGAAGAGTTTGTGTCATTTTAAATGAAGATGCTAACGATCGTTTGGTCGTCAATACGGCCGACCATCTAGCAAAGGTCTATGATGCTACAGAAATTTGCATTATGCGCTTTATTGATGAAAGCGCTAGCGAAGAGGATCTTCAAAAAGTTGAAAGTTATCTGAATGAAATGTCCAAAGAAACGACAGTGAAAACAACGATCCTCTCTCTGAAGGGAAAGGAGGAAATTGCAACCGTTTTAGCAATTTCAGCCGAATATGACCTTTTGGTGACAGGGTATCCTAAGCACCACTGGACAGATATATTCTTTGGTTCTAAGGCCGATAAAATTATGGCCGATGCGGCCTGCTCAGTGATGGCCGTTCAAGACTCCAGAGAAATTAATCCATCATAA
- a CDS encoding metallophosphoesterase has protein sequence MLYLILSDLHLGKGRFLKNGQLNILEDFFEDERLLEFCEYYSSGKFYLKPVHLILNGDILNLIQIDHQGVFTHIIDENHTINALKSIHKGHRKFFKSLQNFLKAPNKKVTYVIGNHDAAMAFDGAQECFNELVGAPVEFCHEYVNHGLHVEHGHRFEAINTVPKKDFFIKGPFGKEILNLPWGSLFCISVLPVLKKKRPYIDKVRPMSSYVKWCFFHDFGFFMTMLKTVARYLITTNSDNYIKQNRNFKTTLRILKQITIYPRYEKQAKRILKRNPRLHSVVMGHTHLQEWRRFPEGKYYFNTGTWNTIPSIDAGSHMNETKLSYCMIEVHTKSETLINGSLNLWKGKWKPFISEIATS, from the coding sequence ATGTTATATTTAATTCTCTCTGATTTACACTTAGGGAAGGGGCGATTTTTAAAAAATGGCCAACTCAATATTCTTGAGGATTTCTTTGAAGATGAGAGATTGCTGGAATTTTGTGAGTATTATAGTTCTGGCAAATTCTATTTAAAACCTGTCCACTTAATTCTAAATGGCGATATCCTCAATCTCATACAGATCGATCATCAAGGTGTCTTCACTCATATTATTGATGAAAATCACACCATAAACGCTTTAAAAAGTATTCATAAAGGTCATCGTAAATTTTTTAAGAGCTTACAAAACTTCTTAAAGGCACCCAATAAGAAAGTGACTTATGTTATCGGAAATCACGATGCGGCCATGGCCTTTGACGGTGCACAAGAGTGTTTTAATGAACTTGTAGGAGCTCCTGTTGAATTTTGTCATGAGTATGTGAATCATGGACTTCACGTCGAGCATGGTCATCGTTTTGAGGCCATCAATACAGTGCCGAAAAAAGATTTTTTTATCAAAGGACCATTTGGAAAAGAAATCTTAAATCTGCCTTGGGGCTCTCTTTTTTGTATTTCTGTTCTTCCCGTTTTAAAAAAGAAAAGACCTTATATCGATAAAGTTAGGCCGATGAGCTCTTATGTGAAGTGGTGCTTTTTTCATGATTTTGGTTTCTTTATGACGATGCTAAAAACTGTTGCTCGATATTTAATTACCACGAATTCTGATAATTATATTAAGCAAAATAGAAACTTTAAAACGACTCTTCGTATACTAAAACAGATTACAATTTATCCTCGCTATGAAAAGCAGGCCAAGAGAATTTTAAAACGTAACCCTAGACTTCATTCTGTTGTTATGGGACATACACATCTTCAAGAGTGGAGACGATTTCCTGAAGGTAAGTATTATTTCAATACGGGAACTTGGAATACGATCCCTTCAATTGATGCCGGATCTCATATGAACGAAACTAAGCTTAGCTATTGTATGATTGAAGTTCATACAAAGAGTGAAACTTTAATTAATGGCTCATTGAATCTTTGGAAAGGGAAGTGGAAACCTTTCATTTCTGAGATCGCCACTTCCTAA
- a CDS encoding GGDEF domain-containing protein, with protein sequence MSLEELSLDYKKLLDFICQSEDVDSIRKLFESMDGFWQSEYYCSPMIVYSINKDSSGSLEGQYRTFWNKDKESIFYTDKEVEKVLSMIQKDGPIRKWDCFSLENIHYYLLHCGAANGQEYFAIHKSDRKINNVVMDYLIQFLETTFTKLNRYDEVSELKNLIHVDDVTDLYNQRKFSLDIDELIESYNLNKQSFSIIFVDIDHFKKVNDGHGHLVGTTLLKEVGVIIKDCVRNTDSCYRYGGDEFVLLIPESDLSLAKKIGERILNKISKKEFKITEDMSLENGEKTFRLSVSVGVATFPDNANSKNEIIKIADQMMYAAKKSGRSRVCVANEIIEEE encoded by the coding sequence TTGAGTTTAGAAGAACTAAGTCTCGATTATAAAAAGTTATTAGATTTTATCTGTCAGTCTGAAGATGTTGATTCCATTCGTAAACTTTTCGAATCAATGGACGGATTTTGGCAAAGTGAATATTATTGCTCTCCAATGATTGTCTATTCAATCAATAAGGACTCCTCTGGTTCATTAGAAGGACAATACAGAACATTTTGGAATAAAGATAAAGAGTCCATATTCTACACGGATAAAGAAGTCGAAAAAGTACTTTCGATGATTCAAAAAGATGGCCCTATCAGAAAGTGGGATTGCTTTTCATTAGAAAATATTCACTATTATCTTCTCCATTGTGGTGCTGCCAATGGACAAGAGTACTTTGCCATTCATAAATCAGATCGAAAAATTAATAACGTTGTTATGGATTACCTCATACAATTTTTAGAGACAACTTTTACAAAACTAAATCGATATGATGAAGTAAGTGAACTTAAAAACTTAATCCATGTCGACGATGTAACAGATCTTTATAATCAAAGAAAATTCTCTTTAGATATTGATGAATTAATTGAATCCTATAATCTAAATAAGCAAAGTTTTTCGATTATTTTTGTCGATATCGACCACTTTAAAAAGGTTAACGACGGTCATGGTCACTTGGTTGGGACAACTCTTTTAAAAGAAGTTGGTGTGATTATTAAAGACTGTGTTCGCAATACTGATTCTTGTTATCGCTATGGTGGAGATGAGTTTGTTCTTCTCATTCCCGAATCGGACCTTTCTTTAGCTAAGAAAATTGGCGAGCGTATTTTAAATAAGATCTCAAAAAAAGAGTTTAAAATAACTGAAGATATGAGCCTCGAAAATGGTGAGAAGACATTTCGTCTGAGTGTCTCCGTTGGAGTGGCAACTTTTCCTGATAATGCCAATTCTAAAAATGAAATTATAAAGATTGCTGATCAAATGATGTATGCTGCAAAAAAATCGGGAAGATCACGTGTCTGCGTGGCGAACGAAATCATAGAAGAAGAGTAG
- the rfaD gene encoding ADP-glyceromanno-heptose 6-epimerase produces the protein MILVTGGAGFIGSLLIKELNDSGRQDIVVVDRLREGQKWLNLRDVKFDEFIHADELFDGSNDEVLQDVTAIFHMGACSATTERDVDYLMRNNVLYSQNLFHLALQKNIPFIYASSAATYGAGEQGYNDDLEKIKDLKPLNPYGWSKQLFDEWVLRQKEKPTHWFGVKFFNVYGPNEAHKDNMRSLVHKAYGQILETGKVKLFKSHKEGFKDGEQLRDFVYGRDVARALVKMMDKKLCSSSGIYNMGTGRARSFLDLMKATFKAMGKEENIEFIDMPMSIRNQYQYFTEANMEKFSKLLPDFKWSSVEDGVEDYVKNYLMK, from the coding sequence ATGATTCTTGTAACTGGTGGTGCCGGTTTTATCGGTAGCTTACTTATAAAAGAGTTAAATGATAGTGGACGTCAGGATATCGTTGTCGTCGACCGTTTGAGAGAGGGTCAAAAATGGCTCAATCTTCGCGATGTTAAATTTGATGAATTCATTCATGCTGATGAACTCTTTGATGGATCAAATGATGAGGTTCTTCAAGATGTAACAGCTATTTTTCATATGGGAGCTTGCTCTGCCACAACAGAAAGAGATGTTGATTATCTTATGAGAAATAATGTCCTTTATTCTCAGAATCTATTTCACTTGGCACTTCAAAAAAATATTCCTTTTATTTATGCATCTTCTGCAGCGACATATGGAGCAGGTGAGCAGGGCTATAACGATGATCTTGAGAAGATAAAAGATTTAAAACCACTTAATCCTTATGGTTGGTCAAAGCAGCTTTTTGATGAATGGGTACTTCGTCAAAAAGAGAAGCCGACTCATTGGTTTGGTGTTAAGTTTTTCAATGTATATGGGCCAAATGAAGCTCACAAGGACAATATGCGATCTCTCGTTCACAAGGCCTATGGTCAGATTTTAGAGACGGGAAAGGTAAAGTTATTCAAGTCTCATAAAGAAGGCTTCAAAGATGGTGAACAACTTCGTGACTTTGTTTATGGACGTGATGTTGCTCGCGCTTTAGTTAAAATGATGGATAAAAAACTTTGCTCTTCGTCTGGAATCTATAATATGGGAACAGGTCGTGCACGAAGCTTTCTCGATCTTATGAAGGCAACTTTTAAGGCCATGGGAAAAGAGGAGAATATCGAATTCATCGATATGCCGATGAGTATTAGAAATCAATATCAATATTTTACAGAGGCCAATATGGAAAAGTTTTCTAAGCTTTTACCAGATTTTAAATGGTCGAGTGTGGAAGATGGTGTTGAAGATTATGTGAAAAACTACTTAATGAAATAA